From the Lolium rigidum isolate FL_2022 chromosome 2, APGP_CSIRO_Lrig_0.1, whole genome shotgun sequence genome, one window contains:
- the LOC124688805 gene encoding putative disease resistance protein RGA3, protein MADPVTVAAAVGWGLQAVGWIASPIMSEIFKKGSSFLGFDASKKLKELEPKVLLLQRVMEAVEESPDRPRLEQLFKDLKSAFYEAEDILDDVEYHRLKKQIQDGKLKSDGDVPIRMRDLMKKKPSSGIPSSSSNDQESGMSKSQLKNSFDKIEKVINDACEILERLNLPPVTDYNWRQLVPPNSRSAVTTAAPPLKVIGRDEDRDKIIAMLHDKECDGHESTNIGLCYSVIGIHGIAGSGKSTLAQYICDREKKDKEEEKDGHFDLIIWIHVSQKFDLQAIFTEVLEGATGKPSSEFKNRNTLRENLVKELRGKRILLVLDDVWYNIRDAGHQGELEQVLSPLEVAKTGTKILVTSRNKDALVALGAVGERCIPISDLTDDVFLQMFMHYALRGAVVPGHDGIKLQMLGDEIAKKLNRSPLAARTVGAQLCLRLNVEFWRRTRDRDLLNETMGALWWSYQHLDEQVRRCFAYCSIYPRRHRLKRNQLVQLWMAEGFIKTTNAEEEPDGVGQDYFDELLSASFLQLAERKMEHGCEVDYFTVHDLLRDLAEEAAIGDCFKIDEGFRGEVPPDVRHIFVGSCDRKMLTEKIFQLQNLRTLIMDHPLQIELTDVKFLESMFTRLQNLRVLVLRFNGLLGGRTFSLPASIGLLKHLRYFYFRLGAEMKLILPDSITKLYHIQLLDVAQASRMDFSGAKHMSHLINLRRVSPGLDFPNIGSLKWLQILQGFFVKNKLGYEIQQLKQLNKLEGRLAIMGLQNVRGKEEAIEASVAQKERVTQLEFIWDDRSCSPKVEAEVLEGLCPPKYLEKLEIINYQGSTYPNWMVGKENGGPEHLRNLWLYNCSCLEPAPELFEVFVHLRWFRLWYSSWDALPDNMEQLTLLQVLDINCCPNIRLLPALPQSLEKFCLRACNEEFTRSCETTGDPNWQKIQHIPMKIIRRD, encoded by the exons ATGGCGGATCCAGTAACCGTTGCTGCTGCAGTAGGGTGGGGCCTGCAAGCCGTAGGATGGATCGCCTCGCCCATCATGTCTGAGATTTTCAAGAAAGGATCCTCCTTCCTCGGCTTTGACGCATCGAAGAAGCTGAAGGAACTTGAGCCGAAGGTTTTATTGCTGCAGCGGGTGATGGAAGCCGTCGAGGAGAGCCCTGACAGGCCTCGTTTGGAGCAGTTGTTTAAGGATCTTAAGTCGGCTTTCTATGAGGCGGAAGACATCTTGGATGATGTTGAGTATCACCGTCTTAAAAAGCAGATCCAAGATGGAAAGCTGAAGTCAGACGGTGATGTGCCCATACGCATGAGGGATTTGATGAAGAAAAAGCCCAGCTCTGGCATTCCAAGTTCCTCCTCAAATGATCAG GAGAGTGGCATGTCAAAAAGTCAGTTGAAAAATAGCTTTGACAAGATAGAAAAGGTTATAAATGATGCATGCGAAATTTTGGAACGGCTGAACTTGCCTCCCGTAACTGATTATAATTGGAGACAATTGGTTCCTCCCAATTCCCGTAGTGCAGTCACTACTGCAGCTCCTCCGCTGAAAGTAATTGGTCGAGATGAGGATCGTGACAAGATCATAGCAATGCTTCATGACAAGGAATGCGATGGTCACGAAAGCACCAACATTGGTTTATGTTATTCTGTAATTGGCATTCATGGCATCGCTGGGTCTGGGAAATCAACTCTTGCACAGTATATTTGTGACCGTGAGAAGAAAgacaaggaagaggagaaggatgGCCATTTTGACCTGATAATATGGATTCATGTTTCTCAGAAGTTTGATTTGCAAGCCATTTTCACAGAGGTGCTTGAGGGGGCTACAGGGAAGCCATCCTCTGAATTCAAGAACCGTAACACTCTAAGAGAGAATCTTGTGAAGGAACTGCGTGGAAAACGGATTTTATTGGTACTAGATGATGTCTGGTATAATATTCGGGATGCAGGGCACCAGGGCGAACTAGAACAGGTACTTTCTCCGCTGGAGGTTGCGAAGACTGGAACCAAGATATTGGTGACTAGTCGAAACAAAGATGCATTGGTAGCTCTGGGTGCTGTGGGGGAGAGATGTATTCCAATATCTGATCTGACTGATGACGTCTTTCTTCAAATGTTCATGCATTATGCACTTCGAGGTGCAGTGGTACCTGGGCATGATGGAATAAAACTCCAAATGCTTGGGGATGAGATTGCAAAAAAGCTGAACAGATCGCCTCTGGCAGCCAGAACAGTGGGTGCACAGCTATGCCTAAGACTGAATGTAGAGTTCTGGAGAAGAACTAGAGATCGAGATCTTTTAAACGAGACAATGGGAGCTTTGTGGTGGAGCTACCAGCATCTTGATGAGCAGGTCAGACGATGCTTTGCTTACTGTAGTATTTACCCCAGAAGACATCGTTTGAAACGTAATCAGTTAGTTCAGTTGTGGATGGCTGAAGGGTTTATAAAGACAACCAATGCTGAAGAGGAACCGGATGGTGTTGGTCAGGATTACTTTGATGAATTACTGTCAGCCTCATTTCTGCAGCTAGCGGAGAGAAAAATGGAACATGGATGTGAGGTTGATTACTTCACTGTTCATGACCTGCTGCGTGATTTAGCAGAGGAGGCCGCCATTGGAGATTGCTTCAAAATCGATGAAGGTTTCAGAGGAGAAGTTCCTCCAGATGTTCGTCATATATTTGTCGGGAGTTGTGATAGAAAGATGCTTACTGAGAAAATATTTCAATTGCAGAATTTGCGCACACTTATCATGGATCATCCCTTGCAGATTGAATTAACTGATGTAAAATTCTTGGAGAGCATGTTCACGAGGTTACAGAACTTGCGTGTGCTGGTTTTACGTTTCAATGGACTACTTGGTGGTCGTACCTTCTCACTCCCGGCATCTATTGGACTGTTAAAGCATCTACGGTATTTCTATTTTCGTTTGGGTGCAGAAATGAAGCTTATTTTACCAGACAGTATTACCAAGCTTTACCACATTCAGCTGCTAGATGTTGCACAAGCCAGCCGTATGGATTTTTCCGGAGCTAAACATATGAGTCACCTCATCAACTTGCGGCGTGTAAGCCCCGGTTTAGATTTTCCAAATATTGGTAGCCTTAAATGGCTCCAAATATTACAAGGCTTCTTTGTCAAGAATAAACTGGGATACGAGATACAACAATTGAAGCAACTAAACAAGCTTGAAGGCAGGCTGGCTATCATGGGTCTTCAGAACGTCAGAGGCAAGGAAGAGGCTATTGAAGCCAGTGTTGCACAAAAGGAACGGGTGACACAACTTGAATTTATCTGGGACGATAGGAGCTGCAGTCCAAAGGTTGAAGCGGAGGTGCTTGAGGGTCTTTGTCCACCAAAGTATCTTGAGAAACTCGAAATTATCAATTACCAAGGTTCGACGTACCCAAATTGGATGGTGGGTAAGGAGAACGGTGGTCCAGAGCATTTGCGTAATCTATGGCTCTACAACTGTAGCTGCCTGGAACCTGCTCCTGAACTTTTTGAGGTCTTTGTTCATCTTCGTTGGTTTAGGCTTTGGTACAGCAGTTGGGACGCCTTGCCAGATAACATGGAGCAGCTGACGTTGCTCCAGGTACTAGACATCAATTGTTGCCCGAACATTCGTTTGCTTCCAGCATTACCCCAGTCCCTTGAGAAGTTTTGTCTGCGAGCCTGCAACGAGGAGTTCACAAGGTCCTGCGAAACAACTGGTGATCCAAACTGGCAAAAGATTCAACACATTCCAATGAAAATCATTAGGCGTGATTAA